AACTCGGTGTAAACAAAATTCATATCAGGGTAAGTGGCCCTCCCCATAGATTCCCATGTCATTATGGAATAGATTTTTCTACGAGAGGAGAACTGATTGCATCCCAAAAATCTATTCCAGAGCTTGTTGATTTTTTAGGACTTGATTCTTTGCATTATTTAACGTTAGATGGACTTCTTGAATCAAGCGGTGTTGAAAATCCAGAAAATCATTTTTGCAAAGCATGTTTTGATGGAAAATATCCAGTAGACTTTGATGAACATTCTACCAAAGACTGCCTTGAAATATGATAGCAAATTGTGAATGGTAGCAAATGAAAATAATAATAGCCCGCACAGCCGGTTTTTGCATGGGTGTGAGAAGAGCTGTAGATATGGCTCTTGATGCAGCAACTCGAAGCAAAAAAAATATTTATACTTATGGTCCTTTAATTCATAATCCACAAGTTTTATCCTTACTTGAAGAAAAACAAATATCAGTTATTAGTGATATTCCAAATAAAGGTGATGGAACAGTATTAATAAGAGCTCACGGGGTTCCTCCTGACATTAAAGATAAGCTTGCAGATGTAGGATTTGATGTTATTGATGCTACCTGCCCCAGAGTTATAAAAGTTCAAACTATTATCGACAGTCATTGTAAAAAGGGATATATTCCTATAATAGTAGGAAATGAAAATCATCCTGAAGTTATAGGTTTGCTCGGTTTTGCTGGAAATAAAGGTATTGTTGTCGATAATTTAGAAGGACTTAAATCTTTACCTATTTTTGAAAAAGCTATAATTGTTGCTCAAACAACTCAAAATAGATTCCTGTTCGATGAAATTAAAAAATATATCGTCGAAAAGCATCCGTCATATAAAATTTTTAATACAATATGTGACTCAACTGAAAAAAGACAAGCGGAGGTAAGGGAGCTTTCAAAATTAGCTGACGCCTTTATTGTTGTTGGCGGTTATGATAGTGGAAATACAAAAAGACTTGCCGAAGTAGCGACAAGTTCTGGAAAACCAGCTTTTCATATTGAAACTGAATCAGAACTTGAGGTTAATGATTTATCGTTAGCTGAAACAATAGGCATTACTGCTGGAGCTTCGACACCTAACTGGATAATAAAAAGAGTTTACCGGCATCTTGAAAATATTCTTTATAATAGAAAAAAAGGATGGAGAAAAACACTTTTTGAAATACAAAGGATATTTTTATATTCAAATCTTTATTTAGCCCTCGGAGCTCTGTGTCTTTGTTATACTTGCTCAAAACTTCAAGGTCTTGAATATAATTTTCCCCACTTGCTTGTAGCAATGACATACGTTCTTTCAATGCACATAACTAATAACATCATTGGTGTGAAAGAAGAGATATATAACGACCCAGACAGAGCTTATTTTTATGAAAAAAATAAAATTAAGTTAATATTTCTTGCGCTGTCATCTGGAATTATTGGGCTAGTATTGTCTTGTTTGGAAGGTTTTTTGCCATTTTTAATACTGTTGGCTATGAGCATAATGGGTATAGGATATAATTTTAGACTTATCCCTAAAAAAGTATCTATAAATAAAGTTAGAAGAATACGTGATATCCCAGGCTCAAAAACTATTCTTTTATCAGCGGCCTGGGGGATTGTTACCGCTATTTTTCCTGTATTGTTTGAATCTAAAGCAATTGATTCTACTACTTTATTTGTATTTTTATGGTCAACATCTTTAGTTTTTGTAAGGACTTCTTTTTTTGATATATTGAGTATTCAAGGTAATAGAATAGTAGGAAAAGAAACAATTCCTATATTACTTGGAGAAGATCGTTCTATATATTTATTAAAGTTTATGTTAGGCTTAATTTTGATAATGCAAATAATAGCAAGTATTTTACATATTACTACACCATTAGGCTACGCTCTCACCTTATACCCGATTTTTATGTTCGCAGTTCTTATCGCTCAAGAAAATAAGTATCTTCTTCCTGGAGTAAAGCAGGAATTTTATGTTGAAAATCTTTTTGCAATTACAGGGCTTATATCTTTTATATGGTTTAATTTTTGATCAACGCTAACAAATAACGCATAAGTCTAAAAGTGTTGGTTTTTTAGACTTATTATCAAATTTTTTGCTTGTATATCACCATTGTAAATGCATGATCAAACGAGCTTCCATATAGCATCTCCTACAATAAAAATTTAAAAAAATAGCCCCATTCTCCATCATAAGCTATCCGATAATTATTTAGCATGAAATAATATAATATAATATAATGAAACAGTGCAATCTTTAGGGTTACGGACTACATAAATAAATTTTGTTTTAGGATTTTTTTATGCAGCTAAATTTTATGGATTGACTTTTAACATTGAATAATTTAAATGAAACTAATTTTGAATCTAATTTTATAATTGAATTAAGTTCATTCTTTGAATTTAACTTGATTCATTACAATTTTAAGGAGGCATCATGGAACAAACTATCAATGATGTTTTTAAAAACAGAGCTATAAAATACAAAAAACGCATTGCTATTGAAAAAAAATTTAAAGGAAAATGGGAAAGCGCAACATGGGAGGAATATTACAATCAA
The genomic region above belongs to Desulfobacterales bacterium and contains:
- the ispH gene encoding 4-hydroxy-3-methylbut-2-enyl diphosphate reductase; protein product: MKIIIARTAGFCMGVRRAVDMALDAATRSKKNIYTYGPLIHNPQVLSLLEEKQISVISDIPNKGDGTVLIRAHGVPPDIKDKLADVGFDVIDATCPRVIKVQTIIDSHCKKGYIPIIVGNENHPEVIGLLGFAGNKGIVVDNLEGLKSLPIFEKAIIVAQTTQNRFLFDEIKKYIVEKHPSYKIFNTICDSTEKRQAEVRELSKLADAFIVVGGYDSGNTKRLAEVATSSGKPAFHIETESELEVNDLSLAETIGITAGASTPNWIIKRVYRHLENILYNRKKGWRKTLFEIQRIFLYSNLYLALGALCLCYTCSKLQGLEYNFPHLLVAMTYVLSMHITNNIIGVKEEIYNDPDRAYFYEKNKIKLIFLALSSGIIGLVLSCLEGFLPFLILLAMSIMGIGYNFRLIPKKVSINKVRRIRDIPGSKTILLSAAWGIVTAIFPVLFESKAIDSTTLFVFLWSTSLVFVRTSFFDILSIQGNRIVGKETIPILLGEDRSIYLLKFMLGLILIMQIIASILHITTPLGYALTLYPIFMFAVLIAQENKYLLPGVKQEFYVENLFAITGLISFIWFNF